The following are encoded in a window of Rosa chinensis cultivar Old Blush chromosome 4, RchiOBHm-V2, whole genome shotgun sequence genomic DNA:
- the LOC112196129 gene encoding F-box protein FBW2, translating to MDTQRRWDELNPDCLLNVFGRLGMEELLYDVPFVCKSWHRASHNPSCWQSLIFPDIDHNAVDEDENIKYDASSADNESKPQSFGAFYDRFMHEYQIDSGRFSIGGIIKVVIKRGNGLATVLKLPQNSTEEVLTSVSDVCPGLKFLSLSCDYKFSILSKYSLAVLELITNCTNLETLSLESSCHRYGNQRFNHVALLVQISIHCKNVVDLRVSNSQICKYGTRSITALLPKIKYLSFRKCDVDQKDLISLLLRCKELVLLDMRDCVGFKVDDEISKLASHISTFVY from the exons ATGGATACACAACGACGATGGGACGAGTTAAACCCTGACTGTTTACTAAACGTGTTTGGAAGACTTGGAATGGAGGAACTGCTCTATGATGTCCCATTTGTGTGCAAGTCATGGCATAGAGCAAGCCACAATCCATCGTGCTGGCAATCTCTCATTTTTCCAGACATTGATCATAATGCTGTTGACGAAGATGAGAATATCAAATATGATGCTTCCTCTGCGGACAATGAGTCCAAACCTCAGAGTTTTGGTGCTTTCTATGACAGATTCATGCATGAATATCAAATTGACAGCGGTCGTTTCTCAATCGGTGGTATTATAAAGGTTGTCATCAAGCGCGGCAACGGACTTGCTACTGTTCTTAAGCTACCTCAAAACTCCACAGAAGAAGTTCTTACGTCTGTTTCAGATGT GTGTCCTGGACTTAAGTTTTTGTCTCTATCGTGTGACTACAAGTTCTCAATCCTTTCAAAGTACTCCCTTGCAGTTCTGGAACTGATTACGAATTGTACAAATTTGGAGACATTGTCATTGGAAAGCAGTTGCCACCGCTACGGCAACCAGAGATTTAATCATGTTGCACTTCTGGTACAGATCAGCATTCACTGCAAGAATGTTGTAGATTTGCGCGTGTCGAATTCCCAGATATGTAAATATGGGACACGCTCGATTACCGCATTGCTGCCTAAAATAAAGTACTTGAGCTTTAGGAAGTGTGACGTTGATCAAAAAGATCTCATCAGCTTACTGCTGAGGTGCAAAGAGCTAGTGCTTTTGGATATGAGAGATTGTGTAGGTTTTAAGGTTGATGATGAAATATCTAAGCTTGCTTCTCATATCAGTACATTTGTCTATTAA
- the LOC112200772 gene encoding uncharacterized protein LOC112200772: MDSLARFVCFYLLTVSSFFFFSQARAQGTASVFFIDSSTHQFLRSNDVVEPDSMSLPEVSAAVSVLLGFAPPASLSAAGSSKLNEVLEPNPFNRPRAVFVLEVRGIADPTLVVKQNSMFKSAYETKIDLGLKKVEIELPDESEVSVFSLDEQSADYNDNEISNFASWMGGSYVPDTLEALNGELAIPLANGDQLKLHMSKEADRKFITSHLALIHNFRRAMELHEDLLHSIHSPAELLTGSFDGIKVLEEQYGSDGVAQHGMEVLVAVMTKIFDLLEHAYKGQIVGAILFDGVAPVESGKMLNVVFTSRPSARWLAETKTPTNTTVVEVLLVRKTIAWITGIILLIATLLGVYFLLNMPITRDTLLYSNVKLD; the protein is encoded by the exons ATGGATTCGCTCGCACGATTCGTCTGCTTCTATCTGCTCACAgtttcctccttcttcttcttctcgcaAGCTAGG GCCCAAGGTACTGCTTCCGTCTTCTTTATCGATAGCTCCACTCATCAATTTCTTCGCAGCAACGATGTAGTCGAG CCTGACTCAATGTCGCTGCCGGAAGTCAGTGCCGCCGTGTCTGTCTTGCTTGGATTTGCGCCGCCTGCTTCACTCTCAGCTGCTGGTTCATCTAAG TTAAATGAGGTTCTTGAGCCCAATCCATTTAATAGACCTCGCGCTGTTTTCGTGCTCGAAGTCAGAGGAATTGCTG ATCCTACTCTTGTTGTCAAACAAAATTCCATGTTTAAAAGTGCTTATGAAACCAAGATTGACCTTGGCTTGAAGAAAGTTGAGATTGAGCTTCCTG ATGAAAGTGAAGTATCTGTGTTTTCTTTGGATGAGCAATCAGCAGACTATAATGACAATGAAATCAGCAATTTT GCCTCTTGGATGGGCGGATCATATGTTCCTGATACATTGGAAGCGCTAAACGGAGAGTTGGCCATCCCCTTGGCCAATGGTGATCAGTTGAAGCTTCATATGTCCAAG GAAGCAGACAGAAAATTCATTACTAGCCATTTGGCGCTCATCCACAATTTTAGAAGGGCAATGGAGTTGCATGAAGATTTGTTGCATAGTATCCACAGCCCAGCTGAGCTATTAACAGGCAGTTTTGATGGCATCAAG GTTTTAGAAGAGCAGTATGGATCTGACGGTGTTGCTCAACATGGAATGGAAGTGCTAGTTGCTGTAATGACTAAGATATTTGATTTACTCGAACATGCATACAAAG GTCAAATTGTTGGAGCTATCCTCTTTGATGGAGTAGCACCTGTTGAATCAGGGAAGATGTTGAATGTGGTGTTTACCAGTCGACCATCTGCTCGTTGGCTGGCAGAAACAAAGACCCCAACAAATACAACTGTTGTGGAAGTGCTATTGGTTAGAAAAACAATTGCTTGGATCACAGGAATTATCCTTCTCATTGCAACTCTCTTAGGG GTATACTTCCTTCTGAATATGCCAATCACCAGGGATACGTTACTGTACTCTAATGTCAAGCTGGACTAG
- the LOC112200794 gene encoding anaphase-promoting complex subunit 13 isoform X1 yields MAELNLGILIDVVDEEWMKDTLPDDDLPLPPMLVIRTDDTEDSINTIASEDILVFSNYKENHFWLAHLKYFGGK; encoded by the exons ATGGCTGAATTAAACCTGGGTATACTAATAGATGTTGTGGATGAAGAATGGATGAAAGACACTCTTCCTGATGACG ATCTTCCCCTGCCTCCAATGCTGGTTATAAGGACTGATGACACCGAGGATTCAA TCAATACTATAGCAAGTGAAGATATTCTCGTGTTCAGCAACTATAAGGAGAATCACTTTTGGCTTGCTCATTTGAAATATTTCGGAGGGAAATGA
- the LOC112196128 gene encoding G-type lectin S-receptor-like serine/threonine-protein kinase SD2-5 codes for MGGWNLIHLVGFILLSVLLLSETCLAASVQNFGKISPGFQGTQLSWIDYNGLFLLSNQSDFAFGFVTTPQDVTLFLLCIVHMDSMNIVWTANRGSPVSNSDKFVFDNKGSLSLQKNGSVVWSVDIGGKAVTAMELRDSGNLVLLGDDNGVVWQSFSHPTDTLLWNQEFQEGMKLQSEPSSNNVTYILEIKSGDLILSAGFQTPQPYWSMGKESRKTINTDGGAVTSASISANSWKFYDSSKVLLWQFIFSSNVDVNATWIAVLGNDGFISFSNLQNGDSNGPSTAKIPGDPCSTPEPCNPYFECFSNNNCLCPSGLSSHANCKSGIVTSCSKGSTMLTTAGDGLYYFALDFVSPSSRTHLEGCKSSCLSNCSCVALFYQNSTRNCYMFDRIGSFQKSDKGFVSYVKVSSDGGSGSKKHFPYIVIAVSTVVVICGLLFAGYRYYQRKRDAPLSPEDTSEEDNFLENLTGMPIRFSYKNLQTATNNFSKKLGQGGFGSVYEGVLPDGTRLAVKKLEGIGQGQKEFRAEVTTIGCIRHFHLVRLKGFCVEGSHRLLAYEYMGNGSLDKWIFKKTNEECLLDWEKRFNIAVGTAKGLAYLHEDCDSKIIHCDIKPQNVLLDNNYHAKVADFGLAKLMTKEQSHVFTTLRGTRGYLAPEWITNRAISEKSDVYSYGMLLLEIIGGRKNYDRSESSEKSQFPSYAFKMLEEGKMKDIVDSKLKIDDADERVSTAIIVALWCIQQDMSLRPSMAKVVQIFEGVCPVPQPPTSLAMISSTMTSSGPTCCNSNAYLSAEHLSGPR; via the coding sequence ATGGGAGGTTGGAATCTCATTCATTTGGTAGGCTTCATACTTTTGTCTGTTCTCCTTTTATCTGAAACCTGCCTGGCGGCTAGTGTTCaaaattttgggaaaattaGTCCGGGGTTTCAAGGAACTCAGCTGAGTTGGATCGACTATAATGGGTTGTTTCTCTTGTCGAACCAATCCGATTTTGCTTTTGGCTTCGTCACCACTCCTCAAGATGTCACTTTGTTCCTGCTTTGTATTGTCCACATGGACAGCATGAATATAGTATGGACTGCAAATAGGGGCTCCCCAGTTTCTAATTCTGATAAATTTGTGTTTGATAACAAGGGTAGTTTGTCTTTGCAAAAAAATGGGAGTGTGGTTTGGTCTGTAGATATTGGTGGCAAAGCAGTTACTGCAATGGAGTTGCGGGACTCGGGAAATTTGGTTTTGCTTGGGGATGACAATGGAGTAGTTTGGCAGAGTTTTAGTCATCCAACTGATACTCTTTTATGGAACCAGGAGTTTCAGGAAGGAATGAAACTTCAAAGCGAACCAAGCTCCAACAATGTGACCTACATTCTTGAAATCAAGTCCGGCGACTTGATTCTTTCTGCAGGTTTCCAAACACCACAGCCTTATTGGTCCATGGGGAAGGAAAGCCGTAAAACAATCAACACAGATGGTGGGGCAGTCACTTCGGCATCTATCAGTGCAAATTCATGGAAGTTCTATGATAGTTCCAAAGTGCTACTATGGCaattcattttctcatccaatGTTGATGTTAATGCCACATGGATTGCAGTTTTGGGAAATGATggatttatttccttttccaatCTTCAGAATGGAGATTCAAATGGTCCTTCAACGGCGAAAATACCAGGGGACCCATGCAGCACCCCCGAACCTTGTAATCCATATTTTGAATGTTTCAGCAACAACAATTGCCTGTGCCCTTCAGGTCTTAGCTCCCATGCGAATTGCAAGTCGGGGATTGTCACCTCATGTTCAAAGGGTTCTACAATGCTTACAACTGCCGGTGATGGGCTCTATTATTTTGCATTGGATTTTGTTTCACCCTCTTCAAGAACTCACTTGGAGGGTTGCAAAAGCTCTTGCCTTAGTAATTGCTCATGTGTTGCTTTGTTCTATCAAAACAGTACAAGAAATTGTTATATGTTTGACAGGATAGGCAGCTTCCAAAAGTCCGACAAGggctttgtttcttatgttaaAGTGTCGAGTGATGGAGGCAGCGGAAGCAAGAAACACTTCCCTTATATTGTGATTGCTGTTTCGACAGTAGTTGTTATCTGTGGCCTACTCTTTGCAGGATACCGATACTACCAGAGGAAGAGAGATGCCCCACTATCTCCTGAAGATACTTCAGAAGAGGATAATTTCTTGGAAAATTTAACTGGTATGCCCATCCGTTTCAGTTACAAGAATCTACAAACTGCAACGAATAACTTCTCAAAGAAGCTTGGGCAAGGAGGTTTTGGATCAGTTTATGAAGGAGTTCTTCCAGATGGAACCCGACTGGCTGTGAAGAAGTTGGAAGGAATTGGTCAGGGGCAGAAAGAGTTCCGAGCTGAAGTAACCACCATTGGCTGTATCCGTCATTTTCACTTGGTCCGGCTCAAAGGATTCTGTGTGGAAGGAAGCCATCGACTTCTTGCTTATGAATACATGGGAAATGGTTCCCTGGATAAATGGATTTTCaagaaaacaaatgaagaaTGCTTATTGGATTGGGAGAAAAGGTTCAACATAGCAGTGGGTACTGCCAAAGGACTAGCTTATCTCCATGAAGATTGTGATTCAAAGATTATTCACTGTGACATAAAGCCTCAAAACGTGCTCCTCGACAACAATTACCATGCCAAAGTCGCAGATTTCGGTTTGGCAAAGCTAATGACCAAGGAGCAGAGCCATGTTTTCACAACACTTAGAGGAACTCGGGGTTACCTTGCGCCAGAGTGGATCACAAACCGCGCTATATCGGAGAAGAGTGATGTGTATAGCTATGGAATGCTGTTGCTAGAGATTATCGGTGGGAGAAAGAACTATGACCGATCAGAAAGTTCTGAAAaatctcaatttccatcctATGCCTTCAAGATGCTAGAAGAAGGCAAAATGAAGGACATTGTCGACTCCAAGCTGAAGATAGATGATGCCGATGAGAGGGTTTCTACCGCGATTATTGTTGCATTGTGGTGTATACAGCAAGACATGTCTCTGAGGCCGTCGATGGCCAAGGTTGTCCAAATCTTTGAAGGGGTCTGTCCTGTTCCTCAGCCTCCAACTTCCTTAGCAATGATTTCTTCAACAATGACTTCCTCCGGACCAACGTGCTGCAACAGTAATGCATATTTGTCTGCAGAGCATCTTTCTGGACCAAGATGA
- the LOC112197201 gene encoding glycine-rich cell wall structural protein isoform X2: MRVNISAGCVVVALLCVFLVSDSVVGDEDPKVKDDKHLFFKRPVPHFVKGGGLGGGIGGGGGLGGGIGGGGGLGGGGGLGHGIYRKGFRHGKFPRGKLGGGLGGGGGLGGGAGGGLGGGGGLGGGAGGGLGGGGGLGGGAGGGLGGGAGGGLGGGAGGGLGGGGGLGHGGGLGGGGGLGHGGGLGGGGGLGHGGGLGGGGGLGHGGGLGGGGGLGHGGGAGAGGGFGGGAGGGGGLGGGGGAGGGAGGGFGGGAGGGAGGGVGGGAGGGGGFGGGGGVGGGAGAGGGFGAGGGVGGGGGVGGGGGGGFGGGGGGGFGAGAGGGAGFGGGAGFGGGGGH, translated from the exons ATGAGGGTCAACATTTCAGCTGGCTGTGTTGTGGTGGCTCTCCTGTGTGTGTTTCTTGTGAGCGATTCGGTTGTGGGTGATGAAGATCCTAAGGTTAAGGACGATAAACACTTGTTTTTTAAGCGCCCAGTCCCGCATTTTGTTAAAGGAGGAGGCCTCGGTGGAGGCATTGGTGGAGGAGGAGGTCTCGGTGGAGGCATTGGTGGAGGAGGAGGCCTCGGTGGAGGAGGTGGCCTAGGGCATGGGATTTATAGGAAGGGGTTTAGGCATGGAAAATTTCCTCGAGGTAAACTTGGCGGCGGTCTAGGAGGCGGAGGTGGGCTTGGCGGTGGCGCAGGAGGTGGGTTagggggtggtggtggtctTGGGGGTGGTGCTGGAGGTGGGTTGGGAGGCGGTGGAGGTCTTGGTGGCGGTGCAGGAGGCGGTTTAGGCGGAGGAGCTGGAGGTGGTTTAGGCGGAGGTGCTGGTGGAGGTTTAGGTGGTGGAGGTGGACTTGGACATGGTGGGGGTCTTGGTGGCGGAGGTGGACTTGGCCACGGTGGGGGTCTAGGTGGCGGAGGTGGACTTGGACATGGTGGGGGTCTAGGTGGCGGAGGTGGACTTGGCCACGGTGGTGGTCTAGGTGGAGGAGGTGGACTTGGCCACGGTGGCGGTGCTGGAGCCGGTGGTGGGTTTGGTGGTGGAGCTGGAGGAG GTGGTGGacttggaggtggaggtggagcgGGAGGTGGTGCAGGTGGAGGCTTTGGCGGTGGTGCAGGTGGCGGGGCTGGAGGAGGTGTTGGAGGTGGTGCTGGTGGAGGGGGTGGGTTTGGGGGTGGTGGAGGAGTTGGTGGTGGAGCCGGTGCTGGAGGAGGGTTTGGAGCTGGTGGTGGAGTAGGGGGCGGAGGAGGTGTTGGTGGCGGTGGAGGTGGGGGATTTGGTGGAGGTGGCGGAGGTGGTTTTGGTGCTGGTGCTGGTGGTGGGGCTGGCTTCGGTGGTGGAGCTGGATTCGGAGGTGGCGGCGGTCACTAG
- the LOC112200794 gene encoding anaphase-promoting complex subunit 13 isoform X2 — MAELNLGILIDVVDEEWMKDTLPDDDLPLPPMLVIRTDDTEDSNQETRKVEGDGWHDLALGSQ; from the exons ATGGCTGAATTAAACCTGGGTATACTAATAGATGTTGTGGATGAAGAATGGATGAAAGACACTCTTCCTGATGACG ATCTTCCCCTGCCTCCAATGCTGGTTATAAGGACTGATGACACCGAGGATTCAA ATCAGGAGACTCGAAAAGTTGAGGGAGATGGTTGGCACGATCTTGCATTAGGTTCTCAATAA
- the LOC112197201 gene encoding glycine-rich cell wall structural protein isoform X1: protein MRVNISAGCVVVALLCVFLVSDSVVGDEDPKVKDDKHLFFKRPVPHFVKGGGLGGGIGGGGGLGGGIGGGGGLGGGGGLGHGIYRKGFRHGKFPRGKLGGGLGGGGGLGGGAGGGLGGGGGLGGGAGGGLGGGGGLGGGAGGGLGGGAGGGLGGGAGGGLGGGGGLGHGGGLGGGGGLGHGGGLGGGGGLGHGGGLGGGGGLGHGGGLGGGGGLGHGGGAGAGGGFGGGAGGGGGLGGGAGGGGGLGGGGGAGGGAGGGFGGGAGGGAGGGVGGGAGGGGGFGGGGGVGGGAGAGGGFGAGGGVGGGGGVGGGGGGGFGGGGGGGFGAGAGGGAGFGGGAGFGGGGGH, encoded by the coding sequence ATGAGGGTCAACATTTCAGCTGGCTGTGTTGTGGTGGCTCTCCTGTGTGTGTTTCTTGTGAGCGATTCGGTTGTGGGTGATGAAGATCCTAAGGTTAAGGACGATAAACACTTGTTTTTTAAGCGCCCAGTCCCGCATTTTGTTAAAGGAGGAGGCCTCGGTGGAGGCATTGGTGGAGGAGGAGGTCTCGGTGGAGGCATTGGTGGAGGAGGAGGCCTCGGTGGAGGAGGTGGCCTAGGGCATGGGATTTATAGGAAGGGGTTTAGGCATGGAAAATTTCCTCGAGGTAAACTTGGCGGCGGTCTAGGAGGCGGAGGTGGGCTTGGCGGTGGCGCAGGAGGTGGGTTagggggtggtggtggtctTGGGGGTGGTGCTGGAGGTGGGTTGGGAGGCGGTGGAGGTCTTGGTGGCGGTGCAGGAGGCGGTTTAGGCGGAGGAGCTGGAGGTGGTTTAGGCGGAGGTGCTGGTGGAGGTTTAGGTGGTGGAGGTGGACTTGGACATGGTGGGGGTCTTGGTGGCGGAGGTGGACTTGGCCACGGTGGGGGTCTAGGTGGCGGAGGTGGACTTGGACATGGTGGGGGTCTAGGTGGCGGAGGTGGACTTGGCCACGGTGGTGGTCTAGGTGGAGGAGGTGGACTTGGCCACGGTGGCGGTGCTGGAGCCGGTGGTGGGTTTGGTGGTGGAGCTGGAGGAGGTGGTGGCCTTGGCGGTGGAGCTGGAGGAGGTGGTGGacttggaggtggaggtggagcgGGAGGTGGTGCAGGTGGAGGCTTTGGCGGTGGTGCAGGTGGCGGGGCTGGAGGAGGTGTTGGAGGTGGTGCTGGTGGAGGGGGTGGGTTTGGGGGTGGTGGAGGAGTTGGTGGTGGAGCCGGTGCTGGAGGAGGGTTTGGAGCTGGTGGTGGAGTAGGGGGCGGAGGAGGTGTTGGTGGCGGTGGAGGTGGGGGATTTGGTGGAGGTGGCGGAGGTGGTTTTGGTGCTGGTGCTGGTGGTGGGGCTGGCTTCGGTGGTGGAGCTGGATTCGGAGGTGGCGGCGGTCACTAG
- the LOC112197202 gene encoding uncharacterized protein LOC112197202 produces the protein MDLDILSWNCRGICNDATTRALKDLYSQNCPQIVFLCETKISRKDDFECLRQALGFAHAEEVLSADSNRDQIGASIDAVVAAEAGLPSWRLTGFYGFARTGERDRSWQLLRDLSDLDTLPWVVIGGFNEILNSREKIAEPVRQERQMRGFREALGYCELLDLGFQGSMATWWNSDILLRLDRAVCTPSWIDIFHHARVMHLAPSDSDHVPHPDCDGIVKEAWSTDVVGTPMFCIMKKIMHTRIHLTKWKKEVFKGRQLQMLGICARLEELLNVFPSGIVQDEKKELTDKLQDLLFQEELFWKQRSKITWLKEGDRNTCFFHRKTENRKRKNSLQGLFDEAGQWQEDDNGIENVITAYFSQMFKAFEIDFDALNLTLEAIASCVTQEMNDQLCKTYTKEEVRFALFQMYPTKSPGPDGMPHLFFQHYWDHIGDDIFAAVHSFLQTDQLLKQVNFTHICLILKVSNPENMSDLRPIALYNVIYKICAKVIANRLKLILPEVISPFQSAFVPGRLITDNILVANEIAHFVHNKRDGDDGFIALKLDLSKAYDRMKWFFLERVMIRFGFARSWVSMVMQCMSTVRMLYAKASLESCGAIQEVLDIQEVLDIYGRASGQVVNFAKSSVVFSKNVPVEVQADISGFLGVEEVFTVEEAAVITAIPLSRRAGLSLYKDGVAQECLASPAVWRAPPVGLVKINVDGAFHHATRKGGLGFVIRNESGMMLGGGAWPLSGLISPEHAEILACKAALVFVGEHDFGQVILETDAMEVRVNFHCMTLLFYLYWAEYMKM, from the exons ATGGATTTGGATATACTTAGCTGGAATTGCAGAGGGATCTGCAATGATGCAACGACGAGAGCGCTGAAGGATTTGTATTCTCAGAATTGTCCACAGATTGTATTCTTATGTGAAACGAAGATTAGCAGAAAAGATGATTTCGAATGTCTACGTCAAGCATTAGGGTTCGCTCATGCAGAGGAGGTGTTGAGCGCTG ATTCAAATCGGGACCAAATCGGCGCATCAATAGATGCAGTGGTAGCGGCGGAGGCTGGGTTGCCGTCATGGCGTCTGACTGGCTTTTATGGCTTTGCTCGTACTGGGGAGAGAGATAGGTCATGGCAATTGCTGCGTGATCTCTCCGATCTTGATACTTTGCCTTGGGTGGTGATAGGGGGTTTTAACGAGATTCTGAATAGCCGGGAGAAGATAGCCGAACCGGTGCGACAGGAGAGGCAGATGCGTGGATTCCGGGAGGCGCTAGGGTACTGTGAATTACTGGATCTAGGGTTTCAGGGATCCATGGCCACGTGGTGGAATTCTGATATTTTGTTGCGACTGGACCGAGCCGTATGCACCCCTTCATGGATTGACATTTTTCACCATGCTAGGGTTATGCATCTGGCGCCGTCTGATTCTGACCacgtcccg CATCCTGACTGCGATGGAATTGTGAAGGAAGCCTGGAGTACAGATGTTGTGGGCACTCCTATGTTTTGTATTATGAAGAAAATTATGCATACTAGAATTCACCTAACCAAATGGAAAAAGGAGGTCTTCAAGGGTAGGCAACTACAGATGTTGGGCATCTGTGCTAGGTTGGAAGAGCTACTAAATGTATTCCCATCAGGGATTGTACAAGATGAGAAGAAGGAGCTGACAGATAAGCTTCAGGACTTGTTGTTTCAGGAGGAATTGTTTTGGAAGCAGCGCTCGAAAATTACATGGCTCAAGGAAGGAGATCGAAACACCTGTTTCTTTCACCGTAAAACAGAGAATAGGAAGCGTAAGAACTCTTTGCAAGGTTTGTTTGATGAAGCGGGGCAATGGCAGGAGGATGATAACGGGATTGAGAATGTGATCACTGCCTATTTTTCTCAAATGTTTAAAGCCTTTGAAATAGATTTTGATGCTCTGAATTTAACCCTGGAGGCTATTGCTTCTTGTGTTACTCAAGAGATGAATGATCAGCTTTGTAAAACGTATACCAAGGAGGAGGTGCGCTTTGCTCTTTTTCAAATGTATCCTACTAAATCCCCAGGTCCTGATGGGATGCCTCATCTTTTCTTCCAGCACTATTGGGACCATATTGGAGATGATATTTTTGCCGCAGTTCATAGTTTTCTTCAAACAGATCAGTTGTTGAAGCAAGTCAATTTCACTCATATTTGCCTTATTCTGAAAGTGAGTAATCCAGAGAACATGTCAGATTTGAGACCCATTGCCCTCTATAATGTGATTTACAAGATTTGTGCTAAGGTTATTGCTAACAGACTGAAGCTAATTTTACCAGAGGTGATTTCCCCTTTTCAAAGTGCCTTTGTCCCAGGTAGGCTAATTACTGATAATATATTAGTGGCAAATGAGATTGCACATTTCGTGCATAATAAGCGGGATGGAGATGATGGATTCATTGCTTTGAAACTGGATTTAAGTAAGGCCTACGACAGGATGAAATGGTTTTTCCTAGAAAGGGTGATGATTCGTTTTGGTTTTGCAAGAAGTTGGGTTTCTATGGTTATGCAATGCATGAGCACGGTGCG CATGCTATATGCAAAAGCTTCTTTGGAATCCTGTGGTGCCATACAGGAAGTCCTAGATATACAGGAAGTCCTAGATATTTATGGGAGAGCTTCAGGCCAGGTGGTTAACTTTGCTAAGAGTTCGGTGGTGTTTAGCAAAAATGTACCAGTTGAGGTACAGGCTGACATCTCTGGATTTTTGGGAGTGGAG GAGGTGTTCACAGTGGAAGAAGCAGCTGTCATTACTGCCATTCCCTTGAGTAGGAGAGCA GGACTGTCCCTTTACAAGGATGGTGTTGCACAAGAATGCCTTGCTTCACCAG CTGTGTGGAGAGCTCCTCCAGTGGGGCTGGTTAAGATCAATGTGGATGGTGCCTTCCATCATGCTACTAGGAAAGGTGGTTTGGGTTTTGTGATCAGAAATGAGTCTGGGATGATGTTAGGGGGAGGTGCTTGGCCCTTGAGTGGTTTGATTTCTCCGGAGCATGCTGAAATCTTGGCCTGTAAAGCTGCGCTAGTGTTTGTGGGGGAGCACGATTTTGGTCAAGTTATATTGGAAACCGATGCTATGGAGGTTCGCGTCAACTTTCATTGCATGACACTGCTATTCTATCTTTACTGGGCAGAATATATGAAGATGTAG